One Pseudoliparis swirei isolate HS2019 ecotype Mariana Trench chromosome 4, NWPU_hadal_v1, whole genome shotgun sequence genomic window carries:
- the LOC130193050 gene encoding circadian-associated transcriptional repressor-like isoform X1, translating to MSTSESDDSIDWLASDEDGGPKSSSPHRAEESPLPLPPPASERLSAAPRRRPSGRRRGGAKTPPETEEELFSQKSAELQRYLQPLSSMLQDLRSGRYSSCLSSFQERVAMDRIQRIMGVLENPLTGGRVLLKVEAMLHSWFPHAGPPAEPKCLYKIKALLSGTSTSQRHGGASSPPPSSLCSSRRLHPLPVCILTRPGPRPGRRRQGATQDSSVSSSTDSPPRRLGFKVRSPCLERLLLAKESVVAPRAEREELQGLNK from the exons ATGTCGACCTCAGAGTCTGACGACTCCATCGATTGGCTCGCCAGCGACGAGGACGGCGGCCCCAAGAGTTCAAGTCCTCATCgcgcagaggagtcgcctcttcctcttcctcctccggcgAGCGAGCGTCTCTCTGCGGCGCCGAGGCGGCGTCCGAGCGGGAGGAGAAGAGGCGGAGCAAAGACGCCGCCGGAGACCGAGGAGGAGCTGTTCTCCCAGAAG AGCGCTGAGCTGCAGCGCTACCTCCAGCCTCTATCCTCCATGCTGCAGGACCTGAGGTCAGGAAGGTACTCCTCAT gtctcagtAGTTTCCAGGAGAGAGTTGCAATGGACCGGATCCAGAGAATAATGGGGGTCCTTGAGAACCCGCTGACAGG aggACGCGTCCTCCTGAAGGTGGAGGCGATGCTTCACAGCTGGTTCCCTCACGCCGGACCCCCCGCGGAGCCGAAG TgtctctacaaaataaaagccctgctCTCTGGAACCAGCACATCACAA cgtcatggcggcgcctcctctcctcctccatcctcgctCTGCTCCTCCAGGCGGCTCCACCCGTTGCCCGTCTGCATCCTGACTAGACCGGGACCTAGACCGGGTCGCCGCCGCCAAGGAGCGACTCAGGACAGCTCCGTCTCCTCCAGCACCGACTCGCCGCCGCGCCGCCTCGGCTTCAAGGTCCGCTCGCCGTGTCTGGAGCGCCTCCTCCTGGCGAAGGAGAGCGTCGTCGCTCCCCGggcggagagggaggagctacaaGGCCTTAACAAATGA
- the LOC130193050 gene encoding circadian-associated transcriptional repressor-like isoform X2 — protein MSTSESDDSIDWLASDEDGGPKSSSPHRAEESPLPLPPPASERLSAAPRRRPSGRRRGGAKTPPETEEELFSQKSAELQRYLQPLSSMLQDLRSGRYSSCLSSFQERVAMDRIQRIMGVLENPLTGGRVLLKVEAMLHSWFPHAGPPAEPKRHGGASSPPPSSLCSSRRLHPLPVCILTRPGPRPGRRRQGATQDSSVSSSTDSPPRRLGFKVRSPCLERLLLAKESVVAPRAEREELQGLNK, from the exons ATGTCGACCTCAGAGTCTGACGACTCCATCGATTGGCTCGCCAGCGACGAGGACGGCGGCCCCAAGAGTTCAAGTCCTCATCgcgcagaggagtcgcctcttcctcttcctcctccggcgAGCGAGCGTCTCTCTGCGGCGCCGAGGCGGCGTCCGAGCGGGAGGAGAAGAGGCGGAGCAAAGACGCCGCCGGAGACCGAGGAGGAGCTGTTCTCCCAGAAG AGCGCTGAGCTGCAGCGCTACCTCCAGCCTCTATCCTCCATGCTGCAGGACCTGAGGTCAGGAAGGTACTCCTCAT gtctcagtAGTTTCCAGGAGAGAGTTGCAATGGACCGGATCCAGAGAATAATGGGGGTCCTTGAGAACCCGCTGACAGG aggACGCGTCCTCCTGAAGGTGGAGGCGATGCTTCACAGCTGGTTCCCTCACGCCGGACCCCCCGCGGAGCCGAAG cgtcatggcggcgcctcctctcctcctccatcctcgctCTGCTCCTCCAGGCGGCTCCACCCGTTGCCCGTCTGCATCCTGACTAGACCGGGACCTAGACCGGGTCGCCGCCGCCAAGGAGCGACTCAGGACAGCTCCGTCTCCTCCAGCACCGACTCGCCGCCGCGCCGCCTCGGCTTCAAGGTCCGCTCGCCGTGTCTGGAGCGCCTCCTCCTGGCGAAGGAGAGCGTCGTCGCTCCCCGggcggagagggaggagctacaaGGCCTTAACAAATGA